From Solea senegalensis isolate Sse05_10M linkage group LG19, IFAPA_SoseM_1, whole genome shotgun sequence, the proteins below share one genomic window:
- the cpt1a2b gene encoding carnitine O-palmitoyltransferase 1, liver isoform — translation MAEAHQAVAFQFTITPEGIDLQLSYQALNQIYLSGLRSWKKRVSRIRNRVIKGVYPASPSSWLFVVIAILATMYMRSDPSMGLIAKIQQHLPLSLHVSLSAQGQTMLSALVFSTLLWLSLILALRFCLKLLLSYHQWMFEQHGRVSNTTKIWVTLLRLLSSRKPLLYSYQTSLPHLPVPAIKDTLSRHLESVRPLLTDPEFERMTELTNKFESNLGNRLQRYLKLKALWATNYVSDWWEEYVYLRSRSPIMVNSNYYGMDFLYVTPTPLQAARAGNTITALLLYRRKLNREELKPSRVPGTVIPLCAAQCERMFNTTRTPGDETDVLQHWLDSEFVTVYHKGRFFRLWVYRAGRLLSPREIEYQVQRILDDSSPPQPGEEKLGALTAGERIPWSQTRKQHFSSGVNKRSLDAIERAAFFVTLDDEEQGMRGDDPEGNLDRYAKSLLHGKCYDRWFDKSFSIVIYKNGKNGLNAEHSWADAPTVAHLWEFTLATDAFQLGYTEDGHCKGEVDRSLPHPQRLLWDISSEVQTQAESSLAVARTLADDVDCHVFPFREFGKGRIKKLRVSPDAFIQISLQLAYFRDRGGFCLTYEASMTRLFREGRTETVRSCSNESSAFVKALDGGEAEEQCRHLFRLASEKHQNLYRMAMTGAGIDRHLFCLYVVSKYLGVESPFLKEVLSEPWRLSTSQTPVQQMELFDIKNHPDFISLGGGFGPVADDGYGVSYIIVGEELINFHVSSKHSCSETDSHRFGAEIRKALQDIMVVLTVDPKSSSSSKGSVKPQAKKLL, via the exons AACAGGGTGATTAAGGGAGTGTACCCCGCCAGCCCTTCCTCTTGGCTGTTTGTTGTCATAGCGATCCTCGCCACCATGTACATGCGCTCTGATCCCAGCATGGGTCTCATCGCCAAGATACAGCAACACCTGCCGCTCAg TCTCCACGTATCCCTCAGTGCCCAGGGCCAGACTATGTTGTCAGCGCTGGTGTTCAGCACGCTGCTGTGGCTCTCCCTCATCCTCGCACTCAGATTCTGCCTCAAGCTGCTGCTCTCCTACCACCAGTGGATGTTCGAACAGCATGGCAGAGTTTCCAACACCACTAAAATCTGGGTG accCTGTTGAGGTTGCTGTCAAGCAGGAAGCCCTTGTTGTACAGCTATCAAACGTCGCTACCTCACCTGCCTGTTCCTGCCATTAAAGACACACTGAGCCGG CACCTGGAGTCCGTGCGCCCACTGCTCACTGATCCAGAGTTTGAGCGAATGACTGAACTGACCAATAAGTTTGAATCTAATCTGGGAAACCGTCTTCAACGTTACTTGAAACTTAAAGCTCTGTGGGCCACAAATTAT gtGAGTGACTGGTGGGAGGAATATGTCTACTTGAGATCCCGAAGTCCAATCATGGTCAACAGTAACTATTATGGCATG GACTTTCTGTATGTGACCCCGACTCCGCTGCAGGCTGCCAGAGCAGGTAACACCATCACTGCCCTGCTCCTCTACCGCCGCAAGTTAAACCGAGAGGAACTCAAACCG AGTCGTGTTCCAGGTACGGTTATCCCTCTGTGTGCTGCTCAGTGTGAGAGGATGTTCAACACAACGCGCACGCCAGGAGACGAGACGG ATGTACTGCAGCATTGGCTGGACAGTGAGTTCGTGACGGTGTACCATAAGGGGCGCTTTTTCCGCCTGTGGGTGTACCGGGCGGGCCGACTGCTCTCTCCTCGGGAGATCGAGTACCAGGTCCAGAGGATCCTGGATGACTCCTCACCCCCACAACCTGGAGAGGAAAAACTGGGGGCTCTCACTGCTGGTGAAAG GATCCCTTGGTCCCAAACGAGGAAGCAACACTTCAGCTCTGGTGTCAACAAGCGATCACTGGATGCCATAGAGAGGGCAGCCTTCTTTGTAACTTTGGATGATGAAGAGCAAGGCATGAGGGGGGACGACCCAGAAGGAAACCTCGACCGCTACGCCAAGTCCCTGCTCCATGGCAAATGTTACGACAG GTGGTTTGATAAATCATTCTCCATTGTGATCTACAAGAACGGGAAGAATGGACTGAACGCAGAGCACTCGTGGGCTGATGCACCCACTGTTGCTCATCTTTGGGAG tTCACGCTGGCCACAGATGCCTTCCAGCTTGGTTACACTGAGGATGGACACTGTAAAGGCGAGGTGGACCGGTCACTACCCCACCCTCAGAGGCTTCTCTGGGACATCTCCTCTGAG GTCCAGACGCAGGCGGAAAGTTCCCTGGCTGTTGCCCGCACGCTGGCAGACGACGTGGACTGCCATGTGTTCCCCTTTAGAGAGTTTGGCAAAGGACGGATCAAGAAGCTGCGCGTCAGCCCGGATGCCTTTATACAGATCAGCTTACAGCTGGCTTACTTCAGG GATCGCGGTGGCTTCTGTCTGACCTACGAGGCTTCCATGACACGTCTGTTCAGGGAGGGCAGGACGGAGACTGTGCGATCCTGCTCCAATGAAAGCTCTGCCTTTGTCAAAGCCCTGGATGGCGGCGAG GCTGAGGAACAATGCAGACATCTCTTCCGACTGGCTTCAGAGAAGCACCAGAACCTTTATCGGATGGCTATGACTGGAGCTGGAATTGACAGACACCTCTTCTGCCTGTATGTGGTTTCCAAATACCTGGGGGTGGAGTCACCATTCCTGAAAGAG GTTCTGTCGGAGCCTTGGCGTCTCTCCACCAGTCAGACTCCAGTGCAGCAGATGGAGCTGTTTGACATCAAGAATCACCCTGACTTCATCTCACTGGGTGGAGGATTTGGACCT GTTGCTGATGATGGATATGGAGTTTCATACATTATCGTGGGCGAGGAGTTGATCAACTTCCACGTGTCATCCAAACACTCCTGCAGTGAGACT GACTCCCACAGGTTTGGAGCTGAGATACGTAAAGCTCTCCAAGACATCATGGTTGTCCTGACTGTTGACCCCaagtcctcctcgtcctccaaAGGCAGCGTGAAGCCACAGGCCAAGAAGCTCCTCTGA